From the genome of Campylobacter concisus, one region includes:
- a CDS encoding flagellin B: MSFRINTNVNALNTHANAVSNNTDLSKSLNKLSSGLRIQTAADDASGLSIADSLRSQASALGQAIANGNDAIGIIQVADKAMDEQLKILDTIKTKATQSAQDGQTTQSRQALQADIVRLMEELDNIGNTTSFNGQQLLNGTFSNKEFQIGAYSNQTVKASIGATTSDKIGLTRFESSRLLTAMGTVNLKFLNVDGVNDVGVTAATISTGIGKGLGALAENINKVADRTGVRATADVTWKASAAIGGGLIQSLTINGVKIGDLEVKANDANGALVNAINSVKDQTGVEASVDAETGKMVLTSRDGRAIVASGKDISKGLGGKGAAAKGTSLTGFVGRLNLVRLDGRDIKLNAGGVAKLSLAFSANGGAQQSVSLRDIRGQIDKTLATAMGFQRMSGALSVAQSAGVMTLRGAMAVMSIAESAQKTLDQVRSDLGSVQNQLQATVNNITVTQVNVKSAESQIRDVDFASESANFSKHNILAQSGAYAMSQANSVQQNVMKLLQ, encoded by the coding sequence ATGAGTTTTCGTATTAACACAAACGTAAACGCACTTAACACACACGCTAACGCAGTTAGCAACAACACTGACCTATCTAAGTCACTTAACAAACTTAGCTCAGGTCTTAGGATTCAAACAGCTGCAGACGATGCTTCAGGTCTATCTATTGCAGATAGTTTAAGAAGTCAAGCTTCAGCTTTAGGTCAAGCTATTGCAAACGGTAATGATGCTATTGGTATCATTCAAGTTGCCGATAAAGCTATGGACGAGCAGCTAAAAATTCTTGATACTATCAAGACAAAAGCTACTCAATCAGCTCAAGACGGCCAAACAACTCAATCACGCCAAGCATTGCAAGCTGATATCGTTCGTCTAATGGAAGAGCTTGACAATATCGGTAACACTACTTCATTTAACGGTCAGCAACTACTAAACGGAACATTCTCTAATAAAGAATTCCAAATAGGTGCTTACTCAAACCAAACTGTTAAAGCAAGTATTGGTGCGACTACGTCTGATAAGATCGGTCTTACACGTTTTGAGAGTTCAAGACTACTTACAGCTATGGGTACAGTAAATCTTAAATTCTTAAACGTTGATGGTGTAAATGATGTTGGCGTTACAGCTGCTACTATCTCAACAGGTATCGGTAAAGGCCTTGGCGCTCTAGCCGAGAACATCAACAAAGTTGCTGATAGAACTGGTGTTAGAGCTACAGCTGATGTTACTTGGAAAGCAAGTGCTGCTATTGGCGGTGGTTTAATTCAGTCTTTAACAATCAACGGTGTTAAAATTGGTGATCTAGAGGTTAAAGCAAATGATGCAAACGGTGCACTTGTAAATGCTATCAACTCTGTAAAAGATCAAACTGGTGTTGAAGCTTCTGTTGATGCTGAAACAGGCAAAATGGTATTAACAAGCCGTGATGGCCGTGCTATCGTAGCTTCTGGTAAAGACATCTCAAAGGGTCTTGGCGGTAAAGGTGCAGCTGCTAAAGGTACATCTTTAACCGGTTTCGTAGGTAGACTAAACCTTGTTCGTCTTGATGGTAGAGATATCAAGCTAAATGCTGGTGGCGTTGCTAAACTATCGCTAGCATTCTCTGCTAATGGTGGTGCTCAACAATCAGTATCTCTAAGAGATATAAGAGGACAAATAGATAAAACCCTAGCAACAGCTATGGGCTTCCAAAGAATGAGTGGAGCTTTATCAGTAGCTCAATCTGCTGGTGTTATGACACTTCGCGGTGCGATGGCTGTTATGAGTATCGCTGAGTCTGCTCAAAAAACACTAGATCAAGTTCGTTCAGACCTTGGTTCAGTTCAAAACCAACTTCAAGCTACAGTTAATAACATCACTGTAACTCAAGTTAACGTAAAATCAGCAGAATCTCAAATCAGAGATGTTGATTTTGCTAGCGAGTCTGCTAACTTCTCAAAACATAACATCCTAGCTCAATCAGGTGCTTATGCTATGAGTCAAGCAAACAGCGTACAACAAAACGTAATGAAGCTACTACAATAG
- the topA gene encoding type I DNA topoisomerase: MKSLIIVESPAKAKTIKNFLDKSYNVIASKGHIRDLPKTSFGIKIEDDKFTPEYRISSDHSAIVKEIKELAKSADEIYLATDEDREGEAIAFHIANAIGKEPTSLPRIVFHEITKSAIQNALKSPRRVDMNSVNAQQTRRLLDRIVGYKLSPLLNLKIQKGLSAGRVQSAALKIIVDREREIQAFKPVEYYTIDTFFKKDLDAELVKFENQKIEKLTIQNPDRAKYIIENLQNEKFSVREIESKDRKIQPSPPFMTSTLQQSASNRLGFSPKKTMMIAQSLYEGVQTNEGFMGAITYMRTDSLNLAKEAVAAAREHILQNYGKEYLPAKAISYTTSSKGAQEAHEAIRPTNLNFTPQIAAKFLEKDALKLYTLIYNRFLACQMSACVSQTQNVYVASEKGEFKISGRKVLFDGFYKVYGELDKDKILPNLKKGDEMSLQSIKSTQNFTEPPARYSEAGLVKKLESLGIGRPSTYAPTITLLTSRDYVRVEKKQLIPNEIAFSMIGVLEEHFSNIVDSEFTSHLEEKLDEIALDKADWQKVLSDFYYPFMEKISAGKTGIKSLKTATPIGEKCPECGSELVLRKGRYGEFIACSNFPKCKYSRNVAKDNEKSTETDTATAAKPKRELKKLDVPCPKCGGEIVERFSRRGKFYGCANYPKCDFVSNYEPVEQKCDECGGDMIKKELKKGTFIECTKCKKKTLISEN, encoded by the coding sequence ATGAAAAGCTTAATCATCGTGGAATCTCCCGCAAAAGCAAAAACTATCAAAAATTTTCTAGACAAAAGCTACAATGTCATCGCCTCAAAAGGACACATCAGAGACCTGCCAAAAACAAGCTTTGGCATCAAGATAGAGGACGATAAATTTACCCCAGAGTATCGTATCAGCAGTGATCACTCAGCCATCGTAAAAGAGATAAAAGAGCTCGCCAAAAGTGCTGATGAAATTTACCTCGCGACCGATGAGGATAGAGAGGGTGAGGCGATCGCATTTCACATCGCAAACGCTATCGGCAAGGAGCCAACTAGCCTACCTCGTATCGTCTTTCACGAGATCACCAAAAGTGCCATACAAAATGCTCTAAAAAGCCCAAGACGCGTCGATATGAATAGCGTCAATGCCCAGCAAACAAGGCGCTTACTTGACCGCATAGTTGGCTATAAGTTAAGTCCGCTTTTAAATTTAAAGATACAAAAAGGACTAAGCGCTGGCCGTGTGCAAAGTGCAGCTCTAAAAATAATAGTCGACCGCGAGCGTGAGATACAGGCATTTAAACCGGTTGAATATTACACGATTGATACATTTTTCAAAAAAGATTTAGACGCTGAGCTAGTTAAATTTGAAAACCAAAAGATCGAAAAGCTCACTATCCAAAACCCAGATCGCGCAAAATACATCATTGAAAATTTACAAAATGAGAAATTTAGCGTCCGTGAGATCGAGAGCAAGGATAGAAAGATCCAGCCAAGCCCGCCATTTATGACCTCAACCCTTCAGCAAAGTGCGAGCAACCGCCTTGGCTTTAGCCCTAAAAAGACGATGATGATCGCACAAAGCCTCTATGAGGGTGTGCAAACAAACGAGGGTTTCATGGGTGCGATCACATATATGAGAACAGATAGCTTAAATTTAGCCAAAGAGGCCGTCGCAGCCGCTAGAGAGCATATATTGCAAAACTACGGCAAAGAGTATCTGCCAGCCAAAGCGATAAGCTACACGACAAGCTCAAAAGGCGCGCAAGAAGCCCACGAAGCGATCCGCCCTACAAATTTAAACTTCACGCCACAAATAGCGGCTAAATTTTTAGAAAAAGACGCGCTCAAACTCTACACACTCATCTACAATAGATTTTTAGCCTGCCAAATGAGCGCATGTGTGAGCCAAACGCAAAATGTCTACGTCGCAAGTGAAAAAGGCGAGTTTAAGATAAGTGGCAGAAAGGTCCTATTTGATGGCTTTTACAAGGTTTATGGCGAGCTTGATAAGGATAAAATTTTGCCAAATTTAAAAAAGGGCGACGAGATGAGCTTGCAAAGCATAAAAAGCACGCAAAATTTCACCGAGCCACCAGCTAGGTACTCAGAAGCTGGCCTTGTTAAGAAGTTAGAGAGCCTAGGTATCGGTCGCCCAAGTACCTATGCACCGACTATCACGCTGCTAACCTCAAGAGACTACGTGAGAGTCGAGAAAAAGCAGCTCATACCAAACGAGATCGCATTTAGCATGATAGGCGTTTTGGAGGAGCACTTTAGCAATATCGTTGATAGCGAATTTACCTCACATCTTGAAGAAAAGCTCGATGAAATCGCACTTGACAAGGCCGACTGGCAAAAGGTGTTAAGCGACTTTTACTATCCATTTATGGAAAAAATTAGCGCTGGCAAAACTGGCATAAAAAGCCTAAAAACAGCCACTCCGATCGGAGAGAAGTGCCCAGAGTGCGGAAGCGAGCTAGTACTTAGAAAGGGCAGATACGGCGAATTTATAGCTTGCTCAAATTTCCCAAAATGCAAATACTCAAGAAACGTCGCAAAAGATAATGAAAAGAGCACAGAAACTGACACTGCAACGGCTGCTAAGCCAAAACGTGAGCTTAAAAAGCTTGATGTGCCATGTCCAAAATGTGGCGGCGAGATCGTCGAGAGATTTAGCAGGCGCGGTAAATTTTATGGATGTGCCAACTATCCAAAATGCGACTTCGTTTCAAACTACGAGCCAGTTGAGCAAAAATGCGACGAATGTGGCGGCGATATGATCAAAAAAGAGCTTAAAAAAGGTACATTTATAGAGTGCACAAAGTGTAAGAAAAAGACCCTTATCTCTGAAAACTAA
- a CDS encoding biotin synthase: protein MKTIMLCAICSVTQGNCAEDCAYCTQSAKAGADISKFKEKSVQQVVDEAKMAYKNHALGFCLVTSGARLNDKKTDYIASLARAVSKEVPNLMLIACNGMATYEQLCELKKAGVFSYNHNLETSREFFPKICKTHTWDERYQTNLDAKRAGLMLCTGGIYGVGESEADRVSFRASLKELEPFSSPINFFIKNEALTLNLPPLSADEALKIVRETKRDLPETRVMIAGGREKILGDRQYEIFENGADAIVIGDYLTAKGEKASKDIEELTKRGFSFASICH, encoded by the coding sequence ATGAAAACAATTATGCTCTGTGCGATATGCTCAGTCACTCAAGGAAACTGCGCCGAGGACTGCGCTTACTGCACACAAAGTGCCAAAGCTGGTGCCGATATCTCAAAATTTAAAGAAAAAAGCGTGCAGCAGGTGGTAGACGAGGCCAAAATGGCTTATAAAAACCACGCTCTTGGCTTTTGTTTAGTCACAAGCGGTGCTAGACTAAATGACAAAAAGACTGACTACATCGCATCTTTAGCAAGAGCTGTGAGCAAAGAAGTGCCAAATTTGATGCTTATCGCGTGTAACGGCATGGCCACTTATGAGCAACTTTGCGAGCTTAAAAAGGCTGGCGTTTTTAGCTACAACCACAACCTTGAAACAAGCCGAGAATTTTTCCCAAAAATTTGTAAAACACACACTTGGGACGAGAGATATCAGACAAATTTAGATGCAAAAAGAGCAGGTCTTATGCTTTGCACTGGTGGTATTTACGGCGTTGGCGAGAGTGAGGCTGATAGGGTGAGCTTTAGAGCTAGTCTAAAAGAGCTTGAGCCATTTTCGTCGCCGATAAATTTTTTCATTAAAAATGAAGCTCTAACTCTTAATCTGCCTCCTCTTAGTGCGGATGAAGCCCTAAAAATAGTGCGTGAGACCAAAAGAGATCTACCAGAAACTAGAGTCATGATAGCTGGCGGTAGGGAGAAAATTTTAGGCGATAGACAATACGAGATCTTTGAAAATGGAGCCGATGCGATCGTGATAGGCGACTATCTCACTGCAAAAGGCGAAAAAGCTAGCAAGGATATCGAGGAGCTTACAAAGCGCGGTTTTAGCTTCGCTAGTATCTGTCACTAA
- the crcB gene encoding fluoride efflux transporter CrcB, whose translation MLANLLFTGFGGFIGAGCRFLAGELLKFSHFPLVTLGVNVLGSFIIGVLFCLNLSQSVRVFLVVGILGGFTTFSSFSLDSVKFLLEGELVKGLLNIFLNLVFCLLASYLGILLGKSL comes from the coding sequence ATGCTTGCAAATTTGCTTTTCACAGGGTTTGGAGGCTTTATCGGGGCTGGATGCAGGTTTTTAGCTGGCGAGCTGCTAAAATTTAGCCACTTTCCGCTAGTTACGCTTGGCGTAAATGTGCTTGGCAGCTTTATTATCGGCGTTTTGTTTTGTCTAAATTTAAGCCAAAGCGTGAGAGTATTTCTCGTTGTTGGTATACTTGGTGGCTTTACAACATTTTCAAGCTTTAGCCTTGATAGTGTGAAATTTTTACTAGAAGGCGAGCTGGTAAAAGGCCTTTTAAATATCTTTTTAAACCTTGTTTTTTGTCTACTTGCAAGCTATCTTGGTATTTTACTTGGCAAGAGTTTATGA
- a CDS encoding cation:proton antiporter, which yields MQLHQASELSILVVLAFIVFASPYISKILRIPVAPAEIILGALASYIGLVGENEMFKLISEVGFFFLMFLAGMEIDLRMLINIDRKILRLGLIYLALIYSLATALTFSFDLSLLYIIIIPIMAVGMIFTLFKEYGRDVKWLNLSMLIATIGELISITLLTFIAAYLQFGASINLWLTIGYLILFLAISVLSFKILDVLFWWYPGLKVILMPHYDKDEKDIRLSIAVFFSMIALMLYLNLEVAFGAFIAGMFIATFFDHKKDLPHKLSSFGFGFLVPIFFIHIGSTFKLSSLSSNEVIKDAIFIFCAMLTTRLFSSVLFVGKLGFKGIFLFSLSQSMPLTLLVAVATIAHRSGEISDYSYSSFILASLAQAIIGTIIIKFLMQSRSKE from the coding sequence TTGCAGTTACATCAAGCTAGCGAGCTTAGTATTCTTGTCGTTTTGGCATTTATCGTCTTTGCTTCGCCTTATATTTCTAAAATTTTACGCATTCCTGTCGCTCCTGCTGAGATAATACTTGGAGCACTGGCTAGCTACATCGGGCTTGTCGGCGAAAATGAGATGTTTAAGCTAATTAGCGAAGTTGGCTTTTTCTTTTTGATGTTTCTAGCTGGTATGGAGATCGATCTTAGAATGCTTATAAACATTGACCGCAAAATTTTACGTCTGGGGCTTATCTATCTTGCACTCATCTACTCGCTAGCAACCGCACTTACATTTAGTTTTGATCTTAGTTTGCTCTATATTATCATTATCCCGATAATGGCTGTTGGCATGATATTTACGCTATTTAAAGAGTATGGCAGAGATGTAAAATGGCTAAATTTAAGCATGCTTATTGCAACTATTGGTGAGCTTATAAGCATTACGCTTTTGACATTTATAGCAGCCTATTTGCAGTTTGGAGCTAGTATAAATTTGTGGCTAACGATTGGCTATTTGATCTTATTTTTAGCTATCAGCGTGCTTAGCTTTAAAATTTTAGATGTGCTTTTTTGGTGGTATCCAGGGCTTAAAGTGATCCTTATGCCACACTATGACAAGGATGAAAAAGATATTAGGCTAAGCATTGCTGTATTTTTTTCGATGATTGCACTTATGCTTTATTTAAATTTAGAAGTTGCCTTTGGCGCGTTTATCGCAGGTATGTTTATAGCGACATTTTTTGATCATAAAAAAGACTTACCGCACAAGCTTTCAAGCTTTGGATTTGGATTTTTGGTACCGATATTTTTTATACACATAGGCTCAACCTTCAAGCTCTCAAGCCTAAGCTCAAATGAAGTGATAAAAGACGCTATTTTTATATTTTGTGCGATGCTTACCACAAGGCTTTTTTCAAGTGTGTTATTTGTAGGGAAATTAGGATTTAAGGGGATATTTTTGTTTTCTCTCTCACAATCCATGCCACTAACACTTTTAGTAGCAGTTGCTACTATCGCACACAGATCAGGTGAGATAAGTGACTATTCTTACTCATCTTTTATCCTAGCAAGCCTAGCTCAAGCTATAATAGGGACAATAATTATAAAATTTCTAATGCAATCAAGAAGTAAGGAGTAA
- a CDS encoding citrate synthase: MSSNTATLTDNRTGKSYEFPILKGTMGPDVIDISTFFSDTGMFTFDRGYTSTAMCRSAITYIDGLKGELMYRGYDIAYLAENKTFLDVAYLLLNKELPTNDQYINFKTELKKRSFIHEGMMKLFDAFPDKAHPMAILQAAVSALSAFYSDHLNMDKPEEYHEMAMRIIAKIPTIAAFSYRYSRGLPIIYPNLDRGFTENFLYMMRGYPYEHVDLKPIEIKALDTVFMLHADHEQNASTTTVRTVGSTHAHPYACISAGIGALWGWAHGGANEGVIRQLEEIGSVANVDRYIARAKDKNDPFRLMGFGHRVYKNFDPRAKVLKKMRDQLMDEIGINSELIKIANRIEEIALNDDYFVSRNLYPNVDFHSGLILKALGIPNNMFAVIFVIGRTPGWISQWIELKEQDTIKIVRPRQLYVGETNRTPK; encoded by the coding sequence ATGTCATCAAATACAGCTACGCTAACTGATAACAGAACTGGCAAGAGTTACGAGTTTCCTATACTAAAAGGCACTATGGGACCTGATGTGATAGACATCTCGACATTTTTTAGTGATACTGGAATGTTTACTTTTGACAGAGGTTATACTTCAACTGCGATGTGTCGCTCGGCGATAACTTATATAGACGGCTTAAAAGGCGAGCTAATGTATAGAGGTTACGATATCGCGTATTTGGCTGAAAATAAGACATTTTTAGACGTGGCATACTTACTCTTAAACAAAGAGCTTCCAACAAATGATCAGTATATAAATTTTAAAACTGAGCTTAAAAAAAGAAGCTTTATACATGAAGGTATGATGAAACTATTTGACGCATTTCCAGATAAGGCGCACCCTATGGCGATCTTGCAAGCAGCAGTATCGGCACTAAGTGCGTTTTACTCAGATCATCTAAATATGGACAAACCTGAAGAGTATCACGAGATGGCCATGCGTATAATCGCTAAAATTCCAACAATCGCGGCCTTTAGCTACCGCTACTCACGCGGACTTCCTATTATATATCCAAATTTAGATCGTGGCTTTACTGAAAATTTCCTCTACATGATGAGGGGCTATCCATACGAGCACGTCGATCTTAAACCAATCGAGATAAAAGCACTTGACACGGTCTTTATGCTGCACGCAGATCACGAGCAAAACGCTTCAACGACTACTGTTAGAACCGTTGGCTCAACGCACGCTCACCCATACGCATGTATAAGTGCGGGCATCGGCGCACTTTGGGGCTGGGCTCATGGCGGCGCAAACGAGGGCGTTATACGTCAGCTTGAAGAGATAGGCTCAGTCGCAAATGTCGATAGATACATCGCTAGAGCAAAGGATAAAAACGATCCATTTAGACTAATGGGCTTTGGTCACAGGGTCTATAAAAATTTTGATCCTCGCGCAAAAGTGCTTAAAAAGATGAGAGATCAGCTGATGGATGAGATAGGCATCAACTCAGAGCTTATCAAGATTGCCAACCGCATCGAAGAGATCGCGCTAAATGATGACTATTTTGTAAGTAGAAATTTATATCCAAATGTTGATTTTCACTCTGGCCTCATCCTAAAAGCGCTTGGCATACCAAATAATATGTTTGCCGTCATCTTCGTCATCGGCAGGACTCCAGGCTGGATCAGCCAGTGGATCGAGCTAAAAGAGCAAGATACGATAAAGATCGTCCGCCCAAGACAGCTTTATGTTGGAGAGACAAACAGAACACCAAAATGA
- a CDS encoding 3'(2'),5'-bisphosphate nucleotidase CysQ family protein, with protein sequence MSELLNLAIKAAVNAGAQIMKFYSADNTALKVCLKDDSSPLTSADLAANEAIIKILSKSGIKICSEESILQESDKDEFWLVDPLDGTKEFLARNGEFCVCIALIKKARPVLGVIFIPVSKELFYADENGAFKEILNDNDEIINRVDLNKKDKNLDNLIFSSRRGDAKEIEFIGQSLNFEQRCIGSAIKFCRLVEFGGAYLRFAPSYLWDNAAGEALVNFCGGKVFDANSSKEMSYELVHLKSPFFIALSKNTLNLKDKITQLYKQSKI encoded by the coding sequence ATGAGTGAGCTTCTAAATTTAGCCATCAAAGCAGCCGTTAATGCTGGAGCGCAAATAATGAAATTTTACTCTGCAGATAATACGGCTCTTAAAGTCTGCCTAAAAGATGACAGCTCGCCACTAACTAGCGCTGATCTAGCTGCAAATGAAGCGATAATAAAAATTCTAAGCAAAAGCGGGATAAAAATTTGCTCTGAAGAGAGCATCTTGCAAGAGAGTGACAAAGATGAGTTTTGGCTTGTAGATCCTCTTGATGGCACGAAAGAATTTCTAGCTAGAAACGGCGAATTTTGCGTTTGCATAGCGCTTATAAAAAAAGCTAGGCCGGTGCTTGGCGTGATATTTATCCCAGTTAGCAAAGAGCTTTTTTATGCTGATGAAAATGGCGCTTTTAAAGAAATTTTAAATGACAATGACGAGATCATAAACAGAGTTGATCTAAACAAAAAAGATAAAAATTTAGACAATCTAATCTTTTCAAGCAGAAGAGGCGATGCCAAAGAGATAGAATTTATAGGGCAGAGCTTAAATTTTGAGCAAAGGTGCATCGGCTCAGCCATAAAATTTTGCCGTTTGGTTGAATTTGGTGGAGCTTATTTGAGATTTGCCCCAAGCTACCTTTGGGACAATGCAGCAGGAGAAGCGCTCGTAAATTTTTGTGGTGGAAAAGTATTTGACGCTAATAGCAGCAAAGAGATGAGCTACGAGCTTGTTCATCTAAAAAGTCCATTTTTCATAGCTCTCTCAAAAAACACACTAAATCTAAAAGATAAAATCACACAGCTATATAAGCAAAGTAAAATTTAA
- a CDS encoding class I SAM-dependent methyltransferase, giving the protein MSQNSKIEKSYDELTYKSIAFAQSSPYRLEACATLLGINPPPCENARVLEIGCSFGGNLIPFAVNNKNAKVVGIDLSGEQIRRGQEIVKEMELTNLELIHGDICEFKSDEKFDYIIAHGVFSWVPDFVKEAILKVVRENLSANGVAFISYNVYPGWKVKDIVRDIMLLAAKDKESMQERLKAAKEALLVYKEYLLTRNEEIYEGKIPLKMLLFVTEHVLSKDDFYIAHEFLEYTNDPFYFKDFNAMLAKNELTYLCEYTLDDIFTPDVGTAIVDEYKNNKFKDRIDLEQFMDMISNKVFRQSLIVHSKTYESIANKQIGPSDINKIHVVADFIKKDNQWQDSYGAMPQDISWLCEVFYKMYPASINLSQILEILPEDKLMVYSAFVRILTNSSDAMILKDEQKNIEYKPGYSRLSQNLINYVRYFLNHKNNADVVFANKFSISRKLNNIDYYILLLLDGKNSLEDVAAKTLKFIKENNEEIFDINGKVLKKDKVAANIMSYVLGTAKIASMLYLLEEI; this is encoded by the coding sequence ATGAGCCAAAATAGTAAAATTGAGAAGTCTTATGATGAGCTAACTTATAAATCAATAGCTTTTGCCCAATCGTCGCCATATAGGCTTGAAGCTTGTGCGACACTTCTTGGCATAAATCCGCCTCCATGCGAAAATGCAAGAGTTTTAGAGATAGGATGTAGCTTTGGTGGAAATTTGATCCCATTTGCAGTAAATAACAAAAATGCGAAAGTAGTTGGCATAGATCTTAGCGGCGAGCAGATAAGGCGCGGACAAGAGATCGTTAAAGAGATGGAGCTTACAAATTTAGAGCTTATACACGGCGATATTTGCGAATTTAAAAGCGATGAGAAATTTGACTATATCATTGCTCATGGTGTTTTTAGCTGGGTGCCTGATTTTGTAAAAGAAGCTATATTAAAAGTCGTAAGAGAGAATTTAAGTGCAAATGGCGTGGCGTTTATCTCTTATAATGTTTATCCTGGCTGGAAAGTAAAAGATATCGTAAGAGATATAATGCTACTTGCTGCAAAGGATAAAGAGAGCATGCAAGAGAGGCTAAAAGCAGCCAAAGAAGCACTTTTAGTCTATAAAGAATATTTGTTAACAAGAAATGAAGAAATTTATGAGGGAAAAATACCCCTTAAGATGCTTCTTTTTGTAACAGAACATGTGCTCTCAAAAGATGACTTTTACATAGCTCATGAGTTTTTAGAATACACAAATGATCCGTTTTATTTCAAAGATTTTAATGCCATGCTTGCCAAAAATGAGCTTACTTATCTTTGTGAGTATACGCTTGATGATATTTTTACTCCAGATGTTGGCACAGCCATAGTAGATGAATACAAAAATAATAAATTTAAAGACAGAATCGATCTAGAGCAATTCATGGATATGATTAGCAACAAAGTCTTTAGACAAAGCCTAATAGTCCATAGCAAAACTTATGAGAGCATAGCCAATAAACAAATAGGTCCAAGTGATATTAATAAAATTCACGTTGTGGCAGATTTTATAAAGAAAGATAACCAGTGGCAAGATAGTTATGGTGCTATGCCACAGGATATATCATGGCTTTGCGAGGTCTTTTATAAGATGTATCCAGCTAGCATAAACCTTTCTCAGATTTTAGAAATTTTGCCAGAAGATAAGCTTATGGTTTATAGCGCTTTTGTAAGAATTTTAACAAACTCGTCTGATGCAATGATTTTAAAAGATGAGCAAAAAAATATCGAGTATAAGCCCGGCTACTCAAGACTTAGTCAAAATTTAATAAATTATGTAAGATATTTTTTAAATCATAAAAATAATGCCGATGTTGTTTTTGCTAATAAATTTAGCATCTCAAGGAAGCTTAACAATATCGATTATTACATACTTTTATTGCTTGATGGTAAAAATAGTTTAGAAGATGTCGCAGCAAAAACCTTAAAATTTATCAAAGAGAACAACGAAGAAATATTTGACATAAATGGCAAAGTGCTTAAAAAAGATAAAGTCGCAGCAAATATAATGAGTTACGTGCTAGGCACAGCAAAAATAGCTAGTATGCTTTATCTACTAGAAGAAATTTAA
- a CDS encoding redoxin family protein: MIKVPTSIYLNTLDGKEFDFSAFARTHDCVIFIYPKIGEDFSLLSEQLQNTPGMKGCTKQAINYKKFLKDFNDLGFMVVAISSQDIAAQKKFQEETLTGVMFLNDSEFMLERALELPVFSASNGHKFYFRQTLIIKDGKIRRAYIVDDPENDAKNMLEKIKEKDY; the protein is encoded by the coding sequence ATGATAAAAGTGCCTACAAGTATATATTTAAATACCTTAGATGGTAAGGAATTTGATTTTTCCGCCTTTGCAAGAACGCATGACTGCGTTATTTTTATCTACCCAAAGATAGGCGAGGACTTTAGTCTTTTAAGTGAGCAACTACAAAATACACCTGGTATGAAGGGCTGCACCAAACAAGCGATAAACTACAAGAAATTTTTAAAAGATTTTAACGATCTTGGTTTCATGGTAGTGGCCATTAGCTCACAAGATATCGCAGCTCAAAAGAAATTTCAAGAAGAGACTTTAACTGGTGTTATGTTTTTAAACGATAGTGAGTTTATGCTTGAAAGGGCGCTTGAGCTTCCAGTTTTTTCTGCATCAAATGGACATAAATTTTACTTTAGGCAAACGCTCATCATAAAAGATGGCAAGATAAGGCGTGCATATATAGTGGATGATCCTGAGAATGATGCTAAAAATATGCTAGAAAAAATCAAAGAAAAAGACTACTAG
- the modB gene encoding molybdate ABC transporter permease subunit: MIDELKSIDYEPFWLSLKLSFITTFILFFVCIALAYFMSQKKFFGKSFLESVISLPLVLPPSVLGFYLLIFLSPYSAFGKFIEEIFGVRLVFNFTGLVVASCIYSLPFMFGPIYAGLNSLEKSLFEASYSLGKNKLTTIFRVILPSIRSNLLTATVVSFAHTMGEFGVVLMIGGSVAGESKVASIAIFEAVEMLDYTKAHIYALLMLIISFFVLFVVYLLNSKKA; encoded by the coding sequence ATGATAGACGAGTTAAAAAGTATCGATTACGAGCCATTTTGGTTATCACTAAAATTATCTTTTATAACAACTTTTATTTTATTTTTTGTCTGCATCGCACTTGCCTATTTTATGTCTCAAAAGAAATTTTTTGGCAAGTCGTTTTTAGAGTCGGTAATCTCACTGCCTTTGGTTTTGCCGCCAAGTGTTCTTGGCTTTTATCTGCTCATTTTTCTTTCGCCTTATTCGGCCTTTGGTAAATTTATTGAAGAAATTTTTGGAGTTAGGCTTGTTTTTAACTTCACAGGTCTTGTTGTGGCAAGTTGTATCTATTCATTACCATTTATGTTTGGGCCGATTTATGCTGGGCTAAATAGCCTAGAAAAGAGCCTTTTTGAAGCAAGTTATAGTCTTGGTAAAAATAAGCTCACGACTATTTTTAGGGTGATTTTGCCAAGTATAAGATCAAATTTATTAACAGCTACTGTCGTTAGTTTTGCTCACACTATGGGCGAGTTTGGTGTTGTTTTAATGATAGGTGGTAGCGTAGCTGGAGAGAGCAAGGTTGCGAGTATTGCGATATTTGAAGCGGTTGAAATGCTTGATTACACCAAGGCTCATATCTATGCACTTTTGATGTTAATAATTAGCTTTTTTGTCCTTTTCGTAGTTTATCTTTTAAATTCTAAAAAAGCTTAA